From the genome of Schaalia dentiphila ATCC 17982, one region includes:
- a CDS encoding metal ABC transporter ATP-binding protein, whose translation MTTTDNPTTAGASFAEATAVVRLHNLHVAWDTDLILHGISLDIPAGQTVAITGSNGSGKSTTLKALLGTAPITSGDAQLFGRSISARRRVPWNKIGYVPQRISSGGAISASAIEVVRSGLLGPRRLWALPGDTAKAMSALERVGMAHRAHSPLNILSGGQAQRVLIARALVRRPELLIMDEPMAGIDATSRARLAQIVAEAKAEGTTILIVLHELGELGPLLDRELHISAGHVSYDGPPHIEDDHEQHHGGGDHCHSTTEPGPATRDRGLVSGI comes from the coding sequence GTGACAACGACTGACAACCCCACGACGGCGGGAGCCTCCTTCGCGGAGGCGACCGCCGTCGTGCGTCTCCACAACCTGCACGTGGCCTGGGATACGGACCTGATCCTCCACGGGATCTCGCTCGATATCCCCGCCGGCCAGACCGTGGCGATCACGGGCTCGAACGGATCGGGCAAGTCTACGACCCTCAAGGCCCTGCTGGGCACCGCTCCCATCACGAGCGGCGACGCCCAGCTCTTCGGTCGCTCGATTTCCGCTCGCCGCCGCGTACCGTGGAACAAGATCGGCTACGTGCCCCAGCGCATCTCCTCGGGCGGCGCGATTAGCGCCAGCGCGATCGAGGTCGTGCGATCCGGCCTGCTCGGGCCTCGTCGCCTGTGGGCGCTGCCGGGCGACACCGCGAAGGCCATGTCCGCCCTTGAGCGCGTCGGCATGGCCCACCGCGCCCACTCCCCCCTCAACATTCTGTCGGGCGGGCAGGCCCAGCGCGTCCTCATCGCACGCGCCCTCGTGCGCCGACCCGAGCTGCTCATCATGGACGAGCCGATGGCTGGAATCGACGCAACATCGCGAGCGCGCCTCGCACAGATCGTCGCCGAGGCCAAGGCTGAGGGGACGACGATCCTCATCGTCCTGCACGAACTGGGCGAGCTCGGCCCACTCTTGGATCGCGAGCTGCACATAAGCGCGGGACACGTCTCCTACGACGGCCCACCCCACATTGAGGATGACCACGAACAGCATCACGGCGGCGGCGATCACTGCCACTCCACGACCGAGCCCGGCCCGGCGACGCGCGACCGCGGCCTCGTGAGCGGAATCTAG
- a CDS encoding metal ABC transporter substrate-binding protein — translation MIFMSKRILAAACAAATALALSACTSTATSGDSSSKDGKLAVMASFYPLQYLAEKIGGEHVSVTSLTPDGAEPHDLELSPKMVDSLSSADAVVYLAGFQSAVDEAIEQQAPKTVIDVSPAAELVEAGTDANHPSEEEEEATDEAQSGETEAHDHDHEGHDHEGHDHHHDMSADPHFWLDPTRMAKAATLVGDKLAEADSAHADVYKANAKALADELNTLSDTLVTKTSSCKVKTFVTAHTAFGYLADRTGLTQVGISGLDPESSPSPARLAEIAQIAKEQGVTTIFTEALIDPKVAQTLADDLGITTAVLDPIESQTDASKDYAATMNSNIDALTKALDCQ, via the coding sequence ATGATTTTCATGTCGAAGAGAATCCTTGCTGCCGCATGCGCGGCTGCCACAGCGCTCGCCCTGTCCGCCTGCACCTCCACGGCCACGTCCGGAGATAGCTCCTCCAAGGACGGCAAACTGGCCGTCATGGCCTCGTTCTACCCCCTGCAGTACCTGGCTGAGAAGATCGGTGGCGAGCACGTTTCCGTCACCTCCCTGACCCCGGACGGCGCCGAGCCGCACGACCTCGAGCTCTCCCCCAAGATGGTCGACTCCCTGTCCTCCGCGGACGCGGTTGTCTACCTCGCGGGCTTCCAGAGCGCCGTTGACGAGGCCATCGAGCAGCAGGCCCCCAAGACCGTCATCGACGTCTCCCCCGCAGCCGAGCTGGTTGAGGCCGGCACCGACGCCAACCACCCCTCCGAGGAGGAAGAAGAGGCTACCGACGAGGCTCAGTCCGGCGAGACCGAAGCCCACGACCACGATCATGAGGGCCACGACCACGAGGGCCACGATCACCATCACGACATGAGCGCGGACCCGCACTTCTGGCTGGATCCCACCCGCATGGCGAAGGCCGCCACCCTGGTGGGCGACAAGCTCGCCGAGGCTGACTCCGCCCACGCCGACGTCTACAAGGCGAACGCGAAGGCCCTGGCCGACGAGCTCAACACCCTGAGCGACACCCTGGTCACCAAGACCTCGAGCTGCAAGGTCAAGACCTTCGTCACCGCGCACACCGCCTTCGGTTACCTGGCGGACCGCACGGGCCTGACCCAGGTTGGCATCTCCGGCCTCGACCCCGAGTCCTCCCCCTCCCCCGCGCGCCTGGCTGAAATCGCCCAGATCGCCAAGGAGCAGGGCGTGACGACAATCTTCACCGAGGCCCTCATCGATCCCAAGGTCGCTCAGACCCTGGCCGACGACCTCGGCATCACGACGGCCGTCCTGGACCCGATCGAGTCCCAGACCGACGCATCCAAGGACTACGCTGCGACGATGAACTCCAACATTGACGCCCTGACGAAAGCCCTCGACTGCCAGTGA
- a CDS encoding ABC transporter permease subunit has protein sequence MSEPAKAAEKKKEARTASHASEVTRPGFFVKLVLMMLIDALGIYGMFTAYLVKSWTVLAVLVVLLLVVNWVYFSKRTIPAKYLVPGMVFLLIYQVFVMGYTGYVSFTNYGQGHNSSKADAVASILQASEQRAEGAPSLPAAVVEDSNGLGLAVVDTATGAIRVGDSETPLHEVSGTYAAGVISAVDGYKVLTLAEILKPEVQQKVSAIKVPVSDNPNDGSYRSDDGSTAYLAKSRYNYDEAADTLTDTTTGVVYTANNKIGAFVDADGNQVDPGWRVFVGFDNYMNMFARGDLAGPFLKALLWSFVFAAVSVLSTFALGLILGLVFADKRIKGRKIYQSLMILPYAFPAFLATLVWKGMLNTDFGLINQVFLGGVNIPWLTDGTLAKFSILGVNLWLGFPYMFLVCLGALQSLPGDVEEAAKIDGASGLRTVWSIKLPLVLQSTVPLLIASFAFNFNNFSLIYMLTGGGPNYPGLDVGQTDILISMVYKIAIESGSPNYGLASAMSIVIFIVVGVIAWLGFRQTKTLEEL, from the coding sequence ATGTCTGAGCCAGCGAAGGCTGCAGAAAAGAAAAAAGAGGCGCGCACCGCCTCGCACGCTAGCGAAGTAACCAGGCCCGGTTTCTTCGTCAAACTTGTTCTGATGATGCTCATCGATGCCCTGGGAATCTACGGCATGTTCACCGCTTACCTGGTGAAGTCGTGGACGGTTCTTGCCGTCCTGGTCGTCCTGCTTCTCGTGGTCAACTGGGTGTACTTCTCCAAGCGGACTATTCCCGCGAAGTACCTCGTTCCCGGCATGGTTTTCCTGCTCATCTACCAGGTCTTCGTCATGGGGTACACGGGCTACGTGTCCTTCACGAACTACGGCCAGGGCCATAACTCCAGCAAGGCTGACGCCGTCGCCTCGATCCTGCAGGCCTCCGAGCAGCGCGCCGAGGGTGCGCCGAGCCTCCCTGCCGCTGTCGTCGAGGACAGCAACGGCCTCGGGCTCGCGGTGGTCGACACTGCGACGGGCGCGATCCGCGTGGGCGACTCCGAGACCCCGCTGCACGAGGTGTCCGGCACCTACGCGGCCGGCGTCATCAGCGCGGTCGACGGTTACAAGGTCCTGACGCTCGCCGAGATCCTCAAGCCCGAGGTGCAGCAGAAGGTCTCCGCCATCAAGGTTCCGGTCTCCGATAATCCGAACGACGGAAGCTACCGCAGCGATGACGGATCGACCGCCTACCTGGCCAAGTCCCGCTACAACTATGACGAGGCCGCAGACACCCTGACCGACACGACGACCGGCGTCGTCTACACGGCAAACAATAAGATCGGCGCCTTCGTTGACGCGGACGGCAATCAGGTCGACCCGGGCTGGCGCGTGTTCGTCGGCTTCGACAACTACATGAACATGTTCGCCCGCGGCGACCTGGCTGGCCCCTTCCTGAAGGCCCTGCTGTGGTCCTTCGTTTTCGCCGCGGTCTCCGTCCTGTCGACCTTCGCGCTCGGCCTGATCCTGGGCCTTGTCTTTGCTGACAAGCGCATCAAGGGTCGTAAGATCTACCAGTCCCTCATGATCCTTCCCTACGCCTTCCCGGCCTTCCTGGCCACCCTGGTGTGGAAGGGCATGCTTAACACAGACTTCGGCTTGATCAACCAGGTGTTCCTCGGCGGCGTGAATATCCCGTGGCTGACGGATGGAACGCTGGCGAAGTTCTCGATCTTGGGCGTGAACCTGTGGCTGGGCTTCCCCTACATGTTCCTCGTGTGCCTGGGTGCCCTGCAGTCCCTGCCGGGTGACGTCGAAGAGGCCGCGAAGATCGACGGCGCCTCCGGCCTGCGTACCGTGTGGTCCATCAAGCTACCGCTCGTGCTGCAGTCGACCGTTCCGCTGCTGATCGCGTCCTTCGCGTTCAACTTCAACAACTTCTCGCTCATCTACATGCTGACCGGCGGCGGCCCGAACTACCCGGGCTTGGATGTCGGCCAGACTGACATCCTGATCTCGATGGTCTACAAGATCGCGATCGAGTCGGGTTCCCCGAACTATGGCCTGGCCTCGGCCATGTCTATCGTCATCTTCATCGTCGTGGGCGTGATCGCGTGGCTCGGTTTCCGCCAGACGAAGACCCTTGAGGAGCTGTGA
- a CDS encoding LacI family DNA-binding transcriptional regulator, producing the protein MTKNRTSMADIAAHAGVSTATVSRVFNGVGQVSEDTRRRVLTAIDELGYDRPPSEHTPSAPTIGVIVPELTNPIFASFAHHLQEEISRAGGIALIRTQTPGATSEFDHLASLVDHHVDGLIFVSGRHADLLSDLSPYHDVAARGIPFVTINGARQEVPAPDFSTGDSLGIHAAVSHLHELGHTRIALLTGRTHIVPALRKAEAFTQVMGELIGDHSPIIEETFYTYEAAAAYTHALLERGVTAIITGSDLQALGAIRTISSLGLSVPGDVSVIGFDDTFLMSHLDPALTTIHQPVQSIVTSAVRALVEALNTANYAPAHADYVFSPDLIVRSSTGHVR; encoded by the coding sequence ATGACCAAAAATCGTACAAGCATGGCCGATATTGCGGCCCATGCGGGTGTATCAACCGCAACTGTTTCACGCGTTTTCAACGGCGTCGGCCAGGTCTCCGAAGACACGCGTCGCAGGGTCCTGACGGCGATCGATGAGCTGGGCTACGACCGTCCACCCAGCGAGCACACGCCCAGCGCTCCGACGATCGGCGTTATCGTGCCCGAACTCACGAACCCGATCTTCGCTTCCTTCGCCCACCACCTCCAGGAGGAGATTTCGCGCGCGGGGGGCATCGCCCTCATTCGCACGCAGACACCGGGCGCAACGTCCGAGTTCGATCATCTCGCATCACTCGTCGACCACCACGTCGACGGACTCATCTTTGTCTCCGGCAGGCACGCAGATCTCTTGTCCGACCTCTCCCCCTATCACGACGTCGCTGCGCGCGGAATCCCCTTCGTCACGATCAACGGCGCACGCCAGGAGGTCCCAGCCCCCGACTTTTCCACCGGGGACTCCCTCGGCATTCACGCCGCGGTCAGCCACCTGCACGAGCTGGGCCACACGCGCATCGCGCTTCTCACCGGCCGCACGCACATTGTCCCAGCCCTACGTAAGGCCGAGGCATTCACGCAGGTGATGGGCGAGCTGATCGGGGACCACTCCCCCATCATCGAAGAAACCTTCTACACGTACGAGGCCGCAGCCGCCTACACGCACGCCCTCCTGGAGCGCGGCGTGACGGCAATCATCACGGGTTCTGACCTGCAGGCCCTCGGCGCCATCCGCACGATCTCCTCGCTCGGCCTGTCCGTCCCGGGCGACGTCTCGGTCATCGGTTTCGATGACACATTCCTCATGAGCCACCTGGATCCGGCACTCACGACGATTCACCAGCCCGTGCAGTCGATCGTCACATCCGCCGTGCGCGCTCTCGTCGAGGCATTGAACACAGCCAATTACGCCCCCGCGCACGCCGATTACGTCTTTTCACCCGATTTGATCGTGCGGAGCTCGACGGGACACGTCCGATAA
- a CDS encoding sugar ABC transporter permease translates to MSAATVKKNRESTLKGARWWKEVGWRHIVAILMIIYCLIPLLYVLSVSLNPGATLTGSTKLFSSFSFENFLALGSGKYAGYWSWVLNSLIVSTATAVGTVLMGAAAAYAFSRFRFKGRRATLTGLLLVQMFPQMLAFVALYLLLLGIQDIFPVLGLNSKLGLICVYLGGALGSNTFLLYGFFNSIPRSLDEAAMIDGATHAQTFWTIIMPLVRPVLAVVGLLSFISSLGDFVIAKVVLQDQSQFTLAVGMYMWASDERTAPWSIFAAGSVIAAIPVILLFQYLQKYIVSGLTAGGVKE, encoded by the coding sequence ATGAGCGCTGCAACTGTGAAGAAGAACCGTGAGTCTACCCTGAAGGGTGCGCGCTGGTGGAAAGAGGTCGGTTGGCGCCACATCGTCGCCATCCTGATGATCATCTACTGCCTCATCCCGCTGCTCTACGTCCTGTCGGTGTCCCTGAACCCGGGCGCGACGCTCACCGGCTCGACCAAGCTCTTCTCCTCGTTTTCCTTCGAGAACTTCCTGGCGCTGGGCTCCGGCAAGTATGCCGGCTACTGGTCGTGGGTCCTGAACTCCCTCATCGTGTCGACCGCGACCGCTGTTGGCACCGTCCTCATGGGTGCGGCCGCCGCCTACGCGTTCAGCCGCTTCCGCTTCAAGGGGCGCCGTGCGACCCTGACCGGCCTGCTGCTGGTGCAGATGTTCCCGCAGATGCTGGCCTTTGTGGCCCTGTACCTGCTGCTCCTGGGAATCCAGGACATCTTCCCGGTCCTCGGTCTGAACTCCAAGCTCGGCCTGATCTGCGTCTACCTCGGTGGTGCGCTCGGCTCGAACACCTTCCTGCTCTACGGCTTCTTCAACTCGATCCCGCGTTCGCTGGATGAGGCGGCCATGATCGACGGTGCGACGCACGCCCAGACCTTCTGGACGATCATCATGCCGCTGGTCCGCCCCGTCCTGGCAGTTGTGGGCCTGCTGAGCTTTATCTCCTCGCTCGGCGACTTCGTGATCGCGAAGGTCGTCCTGCAGGATCAGAGCCAGTTCACCCTCGCTGTCGGCATGTACATGTGGGCATCCGATGAGCGCACCGCTCCGTGGAGCATCTTCGCGGCTGGCTCTGTCATCGCGGCCATCCCGGTGATCCTCCTGTTCCAGTACCTGCAGAAGTACATCGTCTCCGGCTTGACCGCCGGCGGCGTCAAGGAGTAA
- a CDS encoding sugar ABC transporter substrate-binding protein, with protein MRRGIAALGVFAAATALAACNNGTTSSSTSSDSANTDAVATLTIWADDTRFSQVQHFAEDFTTNTGVKVDVVQKSEGDMDTEFTTQVPTGNGPDLIVMAHDKLGALVANGVVAPVDLGEAKSNFADVAVKAVTYNGQTYGVPYAVESVALVRNNALTKDEPKTYDDMIASGKTAGVEYPFIIQMGDKGDPYHFYGFQTSFGAPVFKTNADGEYTSELAMGGSGGTDFATWLKAQADANVFSPSITADIAKQAFLDGKAAYTVTGPWNVAAFREAGMDVSVLSIPSAGSQAAQPFVGVQMFYQSAKSANPVAAKQFFNYLATPEAQEEMQNLGGRASAMPSVAAKSDDQDIKDFAKVAESGALAPAIPAMGSVWNFWGQTEANIVSGTETPAEGWATMITNINNAIASK; from the coding sequence ATGCGACGTGGCATCGCAGCACTCGGCGTCTTCGCGGCGGCTACCGCCCTGGCCGCCTGCAACAACGGCACGACTTCTTCCTCGACCTCCTCGGACAGCGCGAACACCGACGCTGTGGCGACCCTGACGATCTGGGCGGACGACACCCGCTTCTCCCAGGTTCAGCACTTCGCCGAGGACTTCACCACCAACACCGGCGTGAAGGTCGACGTCGTGCAGAAGTCTGAAGGTGACATGGACACCGAGTTCACCACCCAGGTGCCCACTGGCAACGGCCCTGACCTGATCGTCATGGCCCACGACAAGCTGGGCGCCCTCGTCGCTAACGGCGTCGTCGCCCCCGTGGACCTGGGCGAGGCCAAGTCCAACTTCGCAGACGTCGCCGTCAAGGCCGTCACCTACAACGGTCAGACCTACGGCGTTCCCTACGCCGTCGAGTCCGTGGCCCTGGTGCGCAACAACGCCCTCACCAAGGATGAGCCCAAGACCTACGACGACATGATCGCCTCCGGCAAGACCGCCGGCGTCGAGTACCCCTTCATCATCCAGATGGGTGACAAGGGCGACCCGTACCACTTCTACGGCTTCCAGACCTCCTTCGGCGCCCCCGTCTTCAAAACCAACGCTGACGGCGAGTACACCTCCGAGCTGGCCATGGGTGGCTCCGGTGGCACCGACTTCGCCACCTGGCTGAAGGCTCAGGCTGACGCGAATGTGTTCTCCCCGTCCATCACGGCTGATATCGCCAAGCAGGCCTTCCTCGATGGGAAGGCCGCCTACACGGTGACCGGCCCCTGGAACGTCGCCGCCTTCCGCGAGGCCGGCATGGACGTCTCCGTCCTGTCGATCCCCTCCGCCGGCTCCCAGGCCGCACAGCCCTTCGTTGGTGTCCAGATGTTCTACCAGAGCGCCAAGTCCGCTAACCCGGTCGCCGCCAAGCAGTTCTTCAACTACCTGGCAACCCCCGAGGCTCAGGAAGAGATGCAGAACCTTGGCGGTCGTGCCTCCGCGATGCCTTCGGTCGCCGCCAAGTCGGATGACCAGGACATCAAGGACTTCGCGAAGGTCGCCGAGTCTGGCGCTCTCGCCCCCGCGATCCCCGCGATGGGTTCCGTCTGGAACTTCTGGGGCCAGACCGAGGCCAACATCGTGAGTGGCACCGAGACCCCGGCAGAAGGCTGGGCGACCATGATCACCAACATCAACAACGCGATCGCCTCCAAGTGA